TTGCAAGCTTGGCTCACTTTACAGCAGGCGCTCAAGATTCAGGTGATCAGTTTCAACGTGATTCGGCGAGCAAGGTTGTGAGTCGGGTGAGGTCAATGGCTTCGATGCGGTGATTGTCGCGGCCGGTCACCGTGGTGGCCGTGGTGAGTGCATTGAGAATGGCCTCTTCGGTGGCCTCGACCGTCGCCGCGAAGAGCGGATTCAGATGAGGGTCGGCGAGATGCGTCAAGTTGTAGGTAGGAGCTGTCGGGTAGTGTGGAATCACGTTGGCTGTGGAGAAAGCCAGTATGAAATCCCCGCTTCCGTGGCGCACCGTCGAGCCGGTGCGGGCCAGACCGAGCGCCGCATGCTTGGCCAGCCTGGTGAGCTGGCGCCCATCCAGCGGCGCATCGGTAGCGATCACGATGATGATGGACCCTTCGCTCTGGCCAGGCACGACTGCTTCGGAGACCTGTTGTGGCGGATCATAGAGCTTTCCGACAGGGACCCCAGCGACCATCAGTTCCGGTCTTCGTCCGTGGTTCGCGTTGACCAGGACTCCCACCCTATAGCCACCTTCCTTGTCGGATACTGTTCTCGATGACGTGCCGATTCCGCCTTTGAATCCATAAGACACCATGCCCGTGCCGGCGCCGACCGTGCCTTCCGCCACCGACCCGCTGGTGGCACCGTCGAGCGCCGCCAGGACATGCTCCTCGGACACGTGGCGCCCCTGAATATCGTTCAATCGGCCGTCATCGCATTCGGCCACGACTGGTGTGAGCGTATCGTCGGAAATGCCGATCTCCGGATATTGCCTGATCATCCAGCTCATCACGCCGTTGGCCACGCGTGGAACGTTGAGCGTATTGGTGAGTGCGACGGGATATTCAAGAAAACCCGACTCGGCCACCCAGGCGAGGCCGGTCATCTCACCGGTACCATTGAGGACGAACGAGCCTGCCGGAACCTTCTTGTGCCAGACGTCGTCGCGCGGAATGATGACCGTCACACCCGTGCGAATAGGGCCCTGCCCGGGCTTTAAGGGGCCCACGCCTGAGATCAACGTGGTATGGCCGACCTTTACGCCTGCAATGTCGGTAATCGCGTTGAGGGGACCGGGAGGATATTGTCCGACGACGATCCCCAATTCACGCAGACGGTGGCGTTCCTGGTTCGGTTCTGCTGCGGCAGGGGTGAGACAACCGGCAAGCAGGCCAGCGGCGCAGGATAGGGCCAGCAGCCTAGCCGCATGTCGGCCACCCATTGCGACGAACTGTAGAGACCTAGATGTCATACGTACTACTCTGATGTGGAATCCGTACATCGATGGTCGGGTGTTCCGCCTGGATCGCTGCGCCGAGGGAGAGAGCCTGTTTCTCTTCGCCGTGTACGATGAAAATGCTGCTGGGTGGTGGGTGGATGGCTCGTACGTATGCCAAGAGATCATTCCGGTCGGCATGTGCCGACAGACCATTGAACCTGACGATCTGAGCCCGTCTTGGCGTCGGCACGCCGAAGATAGGGACGACGTCCCAGCCTTCGACGAGCTTTCGCCCGAGCGTATGTTCCGCTTGAAAGCCGACAAACACGATGATAGTCGCTTCGTCTTGAATAGCATGTTTGAGATGATGAATGATACGTCCCCCCTCGCACATCCCGGAGGAAGAAATGATGACACAGGGGCCGCGCATGGCGTTAAGCCGCTTACTGTCCTCAGAAGATGACACGAAATGGATGTAGCGGGAGGAGAAGAGATCCTCACCGGATGAGAAGGTCTTGATGGTTTCGTCGTCATAGCACTCAGGATGTCGTTTGAAGACCTCCGTAGCTTTATCGGCCAGGGGTGAGTCGATGTAGATCGGAACCGGGTCCGCGCGGCCTTCACCGACCAGCTCCTTGATCCGCATGACCAATTCCTGTGTCCGCCCCACGGCAAAGGCCGGCACGATGATCTTGCTCTTGTGGGTCCGCGCATGGTCGAGGAGATCCTGCGCCTTCTTCTTCATCTCCTCGCCGAGCTGTTCATGCATGCGGTCGCCATATGTAGATTCGAGAATCAACACGTCGCAGGGAGGCGGCGGCTCAGGGTCGCGCAAGATGGGCATATGAGATCGACCCAGGTCGCCGCTGAACAAGAGTGTGGTGGTATTGCCGCGCGCCGTATATTTCATTCTGACGGCAGCCGATCCCAAGATGTGGCCTGCATCATGAAACGATGCGGTGATCCGAGGTGCGATCTTAAGCTGATCGCCGTACCGTTCTCCCTCAAACCGTCGGACGATCCTCCGGACGTCCTCCCCATCATATAATGGCCGAATGCAGGTCTTCCCACGTCGACGCTCTTGTTTGTTGACATAGCGGCAGTCGTTTGCTTGTACACGAGCGGAATCCTCGAGCATGATGCCAGTGAGATCGGCTGACGCTCTGGTGAGGTAGACTTTCCCGGAAAAGCCTTGCCGCGGCAACATCGGGAGGGCACCGGAATGGTCGATATGGGCGTGCGAGAGCAAGACGGCGCCCAGGGATTTTGTCTCAAACCCCAAGTCTCGGTTTCGGCGGGCCGCTTCTTCTCGGCGGCCCTGAAACATTCCGCAATCGAGCAGCAGCCGGAAGCCCGGCACCTCCAATAGATGCCGACTCCCGGTGACGGAGCGAGCGGCACCATGGAATGTGAGTTTCATGGCGTGGGCACTCCATTGTGGCGTGCGATCAGGTCCCAAGCCTCCTGAGCCGTCTCGGCGTAGTGAAACAGGGCGAGGTCTGACTCCGTGATCAAGCCGTACTCAACGAGCAGTTGCCAGTTGATCAAGCGCTCCCAAAAGGCTCGTCCAATCAAGACGACAATCAGCCTCTCGATTTTCCCGGT
This region of Nitrospira sp. genomic DNA includes:
- a CDS encoding P1 family peptidase, translating into MTSRSLQFVAMGGRHAARLLALSCAAGLLAGCLTPAAAEPNQERHRLRELGIVVGQYPPGPLNAITDIAGVKVGHTTLISGVGPLKPGQGPIRTGVTVIIPRDDVWHKKVPAGSFVLNGTGEMTGLAWVAESGFLEYPVALTNTLNVPRVANGVMSWMIRQYPEIGISDDTLTPVVAECDDGRLNDIQGRHVSEEHVLAALDGATSGSVAEGTVGAGTGMVSYGFKGGIGTSSRTVSDKEGGYRVGVLVNANHGRRPELMVAGVPVGKLYDPPQQVSEAVVPGQSEGSIIIVIATDAPLDGRQLTRLAKHAALGLARTGSTVRHGSGDFILAFSTANVIPHYPTAPTYNLTHLADPHLNPLFAATVEATEEAILNALTTATTVTGRDNHRIEAIDLTRLTTLLAESR
- a CDS encoding MBL fold metallo-hydrolase, coding for MKLTFHGAARSVTGSRHLLEVPGFRLLLDCGMFQGRREEAARRNRDLGFETKSLGAVLLSHAHIDHSGALPMLPRQGFSGKVYLTRASADLTGIMLEDSARVQANDCRYVNKQERRRGKTCIRPLYDGEDVRRIVRRFEGERYGDQLKIAPRITASFHDAGHILGSAAVRMKYTARGNTTTLLFSGDLGRSHMPILRDPEPPPPCDVLILESTYGDRMHEQLGEEMKKKAQDLLDHARTHKSKIIVPAFAVGRTQELVMRIKELVGEGRADPVPIYIDSPLADKATEVFKRHPECYDDETIKTFSSGEDLFSSRYIHFVSSSEDSKRLNAMRGPCVIISSSGMCEGGRIIHHLKHAIQDEATIIVFVGFQAEHTLGRKLVEGWDVVPIFGVPTPRRAQIVRFNGLSAHADRNDLLAYVRAIHPPPSSIFIVHGEEKQALSLGAAIQAEHPTIDVRIPHQSSTYDI